The following proteins are co-located in the Solanum pennellii chromosome 1, SPENNV200 genome:
- the LOC107026701 gene encoding auxin-responsive protein SAUR15-like — MGIIRLPSIISSVKQFHKLHSVLMRNQISNDVPKGHFAVYVGETEKKKKRYVVPIAYLNQTSFQELLQKAEEEFGYQHSMGGLTIPCNEDAFFHVTSRLNTCS; from the coding sequence ATGGGTATTATTCGTTTGCCATCAATTATTTCAAGTGTGAAGCAATTTCACAAACTACACTCTGTTCTTATGAGGAATCAAATTTCAAATGATGTACCGAAAGGACATTTTGCGGTTTACGTAGGAGAaacagagaagaagaagaaacgaTACGTTGTTCCAATAGCATACTTAAATCAAACTTCGTTCCAGGAATTGCTTCAGAAAGCAGAGGAAGAGTTTGGATATCAACATTCAATGGGCGGTCTCACAATACCTTGCAATGAGGACGCATTTTTTCATGTCACTTCTCGATTGAACACTTGTTCATGA
- the LOC107026671 gene encoding U11/U12 small nuclear ribonucleoprotein 65 kDa protein isoform X8 — translation MDCMTGNPVRQHWAMEEVKECTLLIRHLPEAIPHETLSRLLSNYGATSIRPCTTARYLIPSIKCWFQCFFMSQLALVSVICILFVLDRMRNCAFVDFKDEGLAHQAQQHLNGVRFLGKTLVVERASRSTDRKSEHRIGDGSVSSIKDAAAKEFGGVSREGPYPGSDPIAERLGVDYPFPPHLEYVYPPPDGHILTNIVNALIAVPRFYTQVLHLMNKMNIPAPFRMALPTPPLPSSLSVPPPPPPPPPSIVSKSRMEDLSSSESEMESSDEEATIVGGPKKKRIRHEAILGPAVDKDVAHEAVGLRAATLVPKEMPVVKKKNPIIQIKVAPKQVQNEEKGDASALSLTVEEKENDHKPFTTLEELKSGRLPPEEILSLPMFKNYCAGNPSQILYLKNLAKEVIVDDIYFIFVNAGEVHLFL, via the exons ATGGATTGCATGACCGGAAATCCTGTTCGTCAGCATTGGGCGATGGAGGAAGTTAAAGAGTGTACCCTCTTGATTCGGCATCTTCCTGAAGCAATTCCTCATGAAACCCTTTCAAGATTGCTTTCCAATTATGGGGCAACTTCTATCCGTCCTTGTACTACTGCAAG ATATTTGATACCATCCATCAAGTGTTGGTTCCAATGTTTTTTCATGTCTCAACTGGCACTTGTATCAGTTATTTGTATCTTATTTGTCCTGGACAGAATGAGGAATTGTGCTTTCGTAGATTTCAAGGATGAAGGTCTGGCACACCAAGCACAGCAACATTTGAATGG GGTACGGTTTCTTGGTAAAACCCTAGTGGTCGAACGAGCTAGTAGAAGCACAGATAGAAAAAGCGAACATCGGATTGGAGATGGCTCGGTCTCTTCGATCAAAGATGCTGCTGCCAAAGAATTTGGTGGAGTATCTAGGGAAGGTCCTTATCCTGGCAGCGACCCCATTGCTGAAAGACTGGGGGTAGATTATCCATTTCCTCCTCACCTCGA ATATGTTTACCCCCCACCTGATGGACATATACTTACAAATATTGTAAATGCTCTTATTGCTGTTCCTCGGTTCTACACTCAG GTCTTGCACTTGATGAACAAGATGAATATTCCGGCACCATTTCGTATGGCTTTGCCAACTCCACCTCTACCATCCTCTCTGTCTGTTCCTCCTCCACCCCCTCCACCCCCTCCTTCAATAGTGTCTAAGAGTAGAATGGAAGATCTATCAAGCAGTGAATCAGAAATGGAGTCTTCAGATGAG GAAGCTACAATTGTTGGTGGGCCTAAAAAGAAGCGTATTAGACATGAAGCTATCTTGGGCCCTGCAGTTGACAAGGATGTTGCCCATGAGGCTGTTGGATTAAGAGCTGCTACCTTGGTTCCTAAAGAGATGCCAGTAGTAAAGAAGAAGAACCCAATAATTCAG ATTAAAGTAGCACCTAAACAGGTACAGAATGAAGAGAAGGGTGATGCAAGTGCACTGTCATTGACAGTGGAAGAAAAAGAGAATGATCATAAACCTTTTACAACCCTTGAAGAATTAAAAAGTGGAAGATTGCCCCCAGAAGAGATTCTGTCGCTTCCTATGTTTAAG
- the LOC107026710 gene encoding auxin-responsive protein SAUR21-like produces the protein MGIIRLPSIISSLKQFHKLHSAVARSQITDVPKGHLAVYVGETEKKQRYVVPIAYLNHSSFQELLQKAEEEFGFQHSMGGLTIPCNEDAFFHVTSRLNNSL, from the coding sequence ATGGGCATTATTCGTTTACCATCAATTATTTCCAGTTTGAAGCAATTTCACAAACTACACTCTGCTGTTGCTCGGAGTCAAATAACAGATGTACCAAAAGGACATTTAGCAGTTTACGTTGGAGAAACAGAGAAAAAGCAGCGATACGTAGTTCCAATTGCATACCTGAATCACAGTTCGTTCCAGGAATTGCTTCAGAAAGCTGAGGAAGAATTTGGATTTCAACATTCAATGGGCGGTCTCACAATACCCTGCAACGAGGATGCATTTTTCCATGTTACTTCTCGATTGAACAATTCCTTATGA
- the LOC107026739 gene encoding auxin-responsive protein SAUR21-like translates to MAIRLLSMISGVKQFHKLQSVVTRNQISDVPKGHFAVYVGETEIKRYVVPIEYLNHISFQELLQKAEEEFGFQHPMGGLTIPCNEDAFFHVTSRLETCL, encoded by the coding sequence ATGGCTATTCGTTTGCTATCTATGATTTCTGGTGTGAAGCAATTCCACAAATTGCAATCTGTTGTTACTCGAAATCAAATATCAGATGTACCGAAAGGACATTTTGCAGTTTACGTTGGAGAGACAGAGATAAAACGATACGTAGTTCCAATTGAATACTTAAATCACATTTCGTTCCAGGAATTGCTTCAGAAAGCAGAGGAAGAATTCGGGTTTCAACATCCAATGGGCGGTCTCACAATACCTTGCAACGAAGATGCATTTTTTCATGTCACTTCTCGATTGGAGACTTGTTTATGA